The Pangasianodon hypophthalmus isolate fPanHyp1 chromosome 2, fPanHyp1.pri, whole genome shotgun sequence genome window below encodes:
- the znfx1 gene encoding NFX1-type zinc finger-containing protein 1, with protein MENQNRPQVQQRRDQERGGRGRGDRRGGAGGGPGGEDRRRGTGGGPGVGDRGGRAGGDDRRVGAGGGPGRGDRRGIARGGPGGGDRRGGGRQGNERGRDQRRGDNRENHRLNASRERDGAEGAHRGERGGGYGQRGRGSHVRGKSRDGTPEVRKLGYKTLEELLEKDASEVAITLSSSVGLQALLSETTMRQNVVQLLCQVLCKAFQSRHDRRIVLHLAQVVKDSGFFQTVLPHYVAGMMSDHIPARRQQYPQHLDNIINLLSGVLSMFPSSSIRSISMLVALLKPVVNQLRGAGIDIRYTIDEDLEKIQGMVEHLQEKAREGTLRSDNYTVLIGNDDTPEGEEDFRNMTIYPTPEEFRQDQKPFLRANIMSQSYPSAHIYLDTHFRLLREDFVRPLREGIRELLQSQHDESLSGVPIRKRRFDDIRVYFDTRLVMPLCTPTGTAYRVQFDPRPLQFVRWENSKRLLYGSLVCLSMDHFETFLFATVSNRDPKELREGQVQLSFYRNSRDQLATTQASHSFLMVETTAYFEAYRYVLEGLQEQEEDDLPFQRYIVECNQDVHPPAYFVPFERTYDLACIAAEGHKDSMKPFNPLNPTAWPTEEQLGLDDSQLQALKLALTKELAIIQGPPGTGKTYVGLKIAQALLQNSVVWSANSPMLVVCYTNHALDQFLEGIHSFLQKGIVRVGGRSNSEILKRFSLRELTRLSNFRRDLPAHLKKAYFEIQREMQDAQTHIKKQSSYLECSLRGVINERFLQKYISDEHWDSLNQQPEVLGVFANVGKKCSVIMDWLCLGVFQQQTGNDEAEANDEGEPGEDDEQFLEVDEEAALIEAERILEDSDHKGRDGRERRKEEETIAELAEIMLAMNLHQADEQLSQGQGLGQGQGQGQADNEVWEMQRHQKKKLKQTVQKELRKSEAMSEEEELQVWNVWQLKLKDRWRLYRRWVLRYQIDLRGKALQAEQVYQDAAERLSEIRRREDLCVLQHAKVIGMTTTGAAKYRQVLQELKPRLVIVEEAAEVLEAHTITTLSRDCQHLILIGDHQQLRPSTTVYELAKNFNLEVSMFERLVNVGFPFVRLNYQHRMRPDIARLLTPHIYSELENHASVLEYENIKGILTNIFFIEHKSQEEEIKDGRSHQNFHEARFVVELCRYLLRQDYQPSQITILTTYTGQLYCLRKLMPSAEFSGVKVHVVDKYQGEENDIVILSLVRSNPEGRVGFLQIPNRVCVALSRAKKGLYCLGNMDMFSKVKLWSNILHTLREKGQVGRFLTLSCQNHPETQTLVSSSNDFSKVPEGGCSKPCEYRLDCGHVCIRMCHPYDADHKKYKCTKDCPKVLCELGHKCTRRCYQKCGKCEVRLEKIVPKCQHKQKMPCHQDPEKFVCRVPCQKKLRCGHPCQASCGEPCTVDCKVLVPMELKCGHTQEEPCSSLRNLRNQPDCRTPCDTVLKCGHSCSGTCHKCHQGRLHKACTYECQRVLPCSHKCCVPCPRYCPPCTLPCQNRCVHSVCMRKCGQPCVPCMEPCEWQCPHQSCSKLCHEPCDRPPCLKNCDKVLPCGHPCIGLCGDPCPDKCRICHRDDVVEIFFGNEDEPDACFIQLEDCKHVIESTGMDRYMGMDEDEGADLDQRAIRLKECPRCRTPIRRNVRYGAHINRSLAEIEKVKEQINGLQSDIQNKQNELQLLLEKKDNFKEHLPVEYLIITERLQKSGLSLLDLWYQENLITFLESLGKLIKMQKDHMSSVMEDLFSLRIRECLDFLLDTFQRFSDQQMDDLEREMKRLSYLAELNVRCSMAKYTVLEVKVNAEVRQARQILEDTRPFTENEEDKVKEIFKELENKLPHSGLGITDEERVMIVKAMALPQGHWYKCPNGHIYAIGDCGGAMERSQCPDCKATIGGTNHTLTQGNDVASEMDGAQHAAWSNAANLINFNPRDI; from the exons ATGGAAAACCAAAACAGGCCACAAGTACAGCAAAGACGAG ATCAAGAGAGAGGTGGTAGAGGTAGAGGTGACAGAAGAGGAGGTGCTGGAGGAGGACCAGGTGGAGAAGACAGAAGACGAGGTACAGGGGGAGGACCAGGTGTAGGTGACAGAGGAGGAAGAGCAGGTGGAGATGACAGAAGAGTAGGTGCAGGAGGTGGACCAGGCAGAGGTGATAGAAGAGGAATTGCAAGGGGAGGACCAGGTGGAGGTGACAGAAGAGGAGGTGGCAGACAAGGGAATGAGAGAGGTAGAGATCAGAGGAGAGGAGACAACAGGGAGAACCACAGGCTAAATGCATCAAGGGAAAGAGATGGAGCGGAAGGTGCTCATAGAGGAGAAAGGGGTGGAGGATATGgtcagagaggaagaggaagccaTGTGAGAGGGAAGAGTAGAGATGGTACCCCTGAGGTACGTAAACTTGGGTACAAAACACTGGAGGAGCTACTGGAGAAAGATGCATCTGAGGTGGCCATTACTCTCTCCTCCAGTGTGGGTCTGCAGGCTTTGCTGAGCGAGACAACCATGCGGCAGAATGTCGTACAGCTGCTCTGCCAGGTTCTCTGCAAAGCTTTTCAGTCTAGGCATGACCGCAGAATAGTTCTGCACTTAGCTCAGGTGGTGAAGGACTCTGGCTTCTTCCAAACTGTGCTTCCTCACTATGTGGCTGGAATGATGTCTGATCATATCCCTGCTCGGAGACAGCAGTATCCACAGCACCTGGACAACATTATCAACCTCCTGTCTGGCGTGCTCAGCATGTTTCCTTCCAGCTCTATCCGCTCCATCTCAATGTTGGTGGCTCTCTTAAAACCAGTGGTCAACCAGCTGCGAGGTGCTGGCATAGACATTCGATACACAATTGATGAGGATCTGGAGAAGATCCAAGGCATGGTGGAACACCTccaagagaaagcaagagagggGACTTTGAGATCAGACAACTATACTGTTCTCATTGGCAATGATGATACTCCTGAAGGGGAAGAAGACTTCAGGAACATGACCATCTACCCAACTCCTGAAGAATTCCGCCAGGACCAGAAACCTTTTCTGCGGGCTAACATTATGTCACAAAGTTACCCCAGTGCCCATATCTACCTGGATACACATTTTAGGCTTCTGAGAGAGGACTTTGTGAGGCCATTACGTGAAGGTATTAGGGAATTGCTCCAAAGCCAGCATGATGAGAGCCTCAGTGGCGTGCCAATAAGAAAGAGACGCTTCGATGATATCAGGGTCTACTTTGACACTCGATTGGTCATGCCTCTCTGCACTCCAACAGGCACCGCCTACAGAGTACAATTTGACCCACGGCCCCTTCAG TTTGTTCGCTGGGAGAATTCCAAGCGGTTGCTGTATGGGTCCTTGGTCTGCTTGTCTATGGACCATTTTGAAACTTTCCTGTTTGCTACGGTATCTAACCGTGACCCCAAAGAACTGAGAGAGGGCCAGGTGCAGTTGAGTTTCTATAGAAATAGCCGAGATCAACTGGCTACCACCCAGGCCTCTCATTCCTTCCTGATGGTTGAGACCACTGCCTACTTTGAGGCCTATCGCTATGTCCTGGAGGGGCTTCAGGAACAAGAGGAGGATGATCTCCCCTTTCAGAG ATACATTGTAGAATGTAACCAAGATGTTCATCCACCAGCATACTTTGTGCCATTTGAGAGAACTTATGATCTGGCCTGCATCGCAGCAGAGGGTCATAAGGACAGTATGAAACCATTTAACCCCCTCAACCCTACTGCCTGGCCGACTGAGGAGCAACTGGGTCTTGATGACAGCCAGCTCCAAGCCCTTAAACTGGCCCTCACCAAGGAGCTAGCCATAATACAGGGTCCACCAGGCACAG GGAAGACATATGTGGGGCTAAAAATTGCTCAGGCTCTGTTACAGAACAGTGTGGTGTGGTCGGCTAATTCTCCAATGCTGGTGGTCTGTTACACCAACCATGCTCTAGACCAGTTTCTGGAAG GAATCCACAGTTTCTTGCAGAAGGGCATTGTGAGGGTTGGTGGCCGCAGTAACAGTGAGATCCTGAAGCGTTTCTCTCTGCGGGAGCTGACCAGGTTGTCAAACTTCCGCAGAGACCTGCCAGCACACCTTAAGAAGGCCTATTTTGAG ATCCAGAGGGAGATGCAGGATGCACAGACCCATATAAAGAAACAGTCAAGTTACCTAGAGTGCAGTCTGCGTGGAGTCATTAATGAGCGCTTCCTGCAAAAGTACATATCTGATGAGCACTGGGACAGTCTGAATCAGCAG cctgAGGTGCTGGGTGTATTTGCAAATGTAGGAAAGAAGTGCTCAGTGATCATGGACTGGCTTTGCCTTGGGGTGTTTCAGCAACAAACTGGCAATGATgaagcag AGGCAAATGATGAGGGGGAACCAGGAGAGGATGATGAGCAGTTTTTGGAAGTGGATGAAGAGGCGGCTCTGATCGAGGCTGAAAGAATCCTGGAGGATTCAGACCATAAGGGCCGAGATGGCCGTGAACgcaggaaggaggaggagaccATAGCGGAACTAGCTGAGATCATGCTGGCCATGAACCTACATCAAGCTGATGAACAGCTTTCACAGGGACAGGGACTgggacagggacagggacagggacaAGCTGATAATGAAGTGTGGGAG aTGCAGCGTCACCAGAAGAAGAAGTTAAAGCAGACGGTCCAGAAGGAGTTGAGGAAGAGTGAGGCTATGAGTGAGGAAGAAGAGCTACAAGTGTGGAATGTATGGCAGCTTAAACTAAAAGACAGATGGAGACTTTACCG CCGCTGGGTGTTGCGGTATCAGATTGACCTTCGTGGGAAAGCTCTCCAGGCTGAACAAGTCTATCAGGACGCTGCAGAGCGCCTTTCTGAAATCCGTCGCCGCGAGGATCTGTGTGTGCTCCAACATGCCAAAGTCATTGGCATGACCACCACTGGGGCAGCCAAATACCGACAAGTCCTGCAGGAGCTCAAGCCAAGGCTGGTGATTGTGGAGGAGGCAGCTGAAGTATTGGAGGCCCACACCATTACCACACTCAGCCGAGACTGCCAGCACCTCATTCTGATTGGAGACCATCAACAG CTTAGACCTAGCACCACAGTATATGAACTAGCCAAAAATTTCAACCTGGAGGTGTCTATGTTTGAGAGACTTGTCAATGTGGGATTTCCATTTGTCAGACTGAACTACCAG CATCGTATGAGACCAGATATTGCTCGTCTTTTGACTCCTCATATCTACTCAGAGCTGGAGAACCATGCTTCTGTACTGGAGTATGAAAACATCAAG GGAATTCTGACAAACATTTTCTTCATCGAGCACAAGTCCCAAGAGGAGGAAATAAAGGATGGACGAAGTCATCAGAACTTTCATGAGGCACGTTTTGTGGTGGAACTCTGTCGATACTTGTTGCGTCAGGACTACCAGCCCTCTCAGATTACCATCCTCACCACCTACACTGGGCAACTCTACTGTTTACGCAAGCTCATGCCCTCAGCTGAGTTTTCAGGGGTCAAAGTTCATGTTGTTGATAAGTATCAGGGTGAAGAGAATGATATTGTCATATTGTCATTGGTGCGCAGTAATCCTGAGGGCAGGGTTGGGTTTTTGCAAATACCAAACCGTGTTTGCGTAGCACTTTCTCGTGCCAAGAAGGGACTATACTGCCTTGGAAACATGGATATGTTTAGCAAGGTGAAGCTGTGGAGTAACATACTTCACACCCTGAGGGAGAAAGGTCAGGTAGGACGTTTTTTGACTCTGAGCTGTCAGAATCATCCAGAAACACAAACCCTGGTGTCATCTTCAAATGACTTTTCAAAGGTCCCCGAAGGTGGGTGCAGCAAGCCCTGCGAGTACCGCTTGGACTGTGGCCATGTGTGCATTCGCATGTGCCACCCTTATGATGCTGATCACAAGAAGTATAAGTGTACCAAGGACTGCCCCAAAGTTCTGTGTGAGCTTGGGCACAAATGTACTAGAAGGTGCTATCAGAAGTGTGGTAAATGTGAGGTACGTTTGGAGAAGATTGTTCCAAAATGCCAGCACAAGCAGAAAATGCCCTGTCATCAGGATCCAGAAAAATTTGTCTGCAGGGTCCCTTGTCAGAAAAAGCTGAGATGTGGACACCCATGCCAGGCAAGCTGTGGTGAGCCATGCACTGTCGATTGCAAAGTGCTTGTTCCTATGGAGTTAAAATGTGGACATACCCAGGAAGAACCATGTAGCTCCTTGAGGAACCTTCGAAATCAGCCAGACTGCAGGACCCCTTGTGACACAGTCCTGAAATGTGGACATTCTTGCTCAGGGACTTGCCACAAATGCCACCAGGGTCGCCTCCACAAAGCTTGTACATATGAATGCCAGCGTGTCCTTCCCTGCTCACACAAGTGCTGTGTGCCTTGCCCAAGATACTGCCCACCATGTACCCTCCCTTGTCAAAATCgttgtgttcacagtgtgtgcaTGAGGAAATGTGGACAGCCTTGTGTCCCTTGCATGGAACCCTGTGAGTGGCAGTGTCCACACCAGAGCTGTAGCAAACTCTGCCATGAGCCATGTGACCGTCCACCATGTTTAAAGAATTGTGACAAGGTCTTGCCCTGTGGACATCCCTGTATAGGTCTTTGTGGAGACCCTTGCCCAGATAAGTGCCGCATATGCCATCGTGATGACGTGGTTGAGATCTTCTTTGGTAATGAAGATGAGCCAGATGCTTGCTTCATACAGCTAGAGGACTGCAAGCATGTCATTGAGTCTACCGGCATGGACCGGTACATGGGCATGGATGAGGATGAAGGAGCTGATCTAGACCAGCGCGCTATCCGGCTGAAGGAGTGTCCCAGGTGTCGAACCCCCATTCGTAGGAATGTGCGCTATGGTGCCCATATCAACCGCAGCCTGGCAGAAATTGAGAAGGTCAAGGAACAGATCAATGGTCTGCAGTCTGACATTCAGAATAAGCAAAATGAACTCCAGTTGCTTTTGGAGAAGAAGGACAATTTTAAGGAGCATCTTCCTGTAGAGTACTTAATAATTACTGAGAGGCTTCAGAAGTCTGGCTTATCTCTTCTAGACCTCTGGTACCAAGAGAACTTGATAACATTCCTGGAGAGCCTTGGGAAGCTAATAAAGATGCAAAAAGATCACATGTCTTCAGTTATGGAGGATTTATTCTCACTGCGCATTAGGGAATGTCTCGATTTCCTGCTTGATACATTCCAGAGATTCTCCGATCAGCAGATGGATGATCTAGAACGTGAAATGAAGAGGCTTTCCTACTTAGCTGAGCTCAATGTTCGTTGCAGCATGGCCAAATACACTGTGCTGGAAGTAAAAGTCAATGCAGAGGTGAGACAGGCAAGACAGATTCTGGAGGACACACGGCcattcactgaaaatgaagaagaTAAAGTGAAGGAGATTTTTAAAGAGCTGGAAAATAAGCTTCCACACAGTGGCCTGGGTATCACTGATGAAGAAAGGGTGATGATTGTTAAAGCCATGGCTCTCCCACAGGGACACTGGTATAAGTGTCCTAATGGGCATATATACGCTATCGGCGATTGTGGAGGTGCCATGGAACGTAGCCAGTGTCCTGATTGCAAAGCTACTATTGGTGGAACCAACCATACCCTCACTCAGGGTAATGATGTAGCCAGTGAAATGGATGGAGCACAACATGCTGCTTGgtcaaatgctgcaaatttgattaattttaacCCAAGggatatttaa